The Ornithorhynchus anatinus isolate Pmale09 chromosome X2, mOrnAna1.pri.v4, whole genome shotgun sequence genome window below encodes:
- the TMIGD2 gene encoding transmembrane and immunoglobulin domain-containing protein 2, whose protein sequence is MGVLQGMPLFLGLLVVLERVNNLQINQEPQTIQVKPGSIVNINCMVISDEIMEQIRVEWLKNGTMLHSFLITNNMLNETNHPRGWKLSWRNHSLGLSLPINDNNDTGIYQCRIIVEIPQIKQGNGSGTIVHLKETKAVDPKSFVSDFIVWSLVMGGIASVTLVLAAVICCYRRHCRDTGEHFYAKILCRPKAEGQEGKRAGPETNEREVEKTNQGEKGNPKGQSRYTVGFPVAQPLHPAPCPPPLTTSALSNRRPPQPLRPRPSSSPRLCYYNSLLANQLPVTPLCSLGSPKPPQ, encoded by the exons ATGGGGGTTCTGCAGGGAATGCCGCTCTTTCTGGGGTTGCTAGTGG taCTAGAGAGAGTGAATAACCTGCAGATAAACCAGGAGCCCCAGACTATCCAGGTAAAACCAGGAAGCATCGTAAACATCAATTGTATGGTGATCTCAGATGAGATTATGGAGCAGATCCGAGTGGAGTGGTTGAAGAATGGAACCATGCTACACTCTTTTCTCATTACCAACAACATGCTCAACGAAACCAACCACCCGCGAGGTTGGAAGTTGTCCTGGAGAAACCACAGCCTCGGCCTGAGCCTGCCCATCAACGACAACAATGACACCGGGATATACCAGTGCCGCATCATCGTGGAGATCCCCCAGATCAAACAAGGAAACGGCAGCGGGACCATCGTTCATCTGAAAG AGACCAAAGCGGTTGATCCCAAAAGCTTCGTTTCAG ATTTTATTGTCTGGTCGTTGGTGATGGGCGGCATAGCCTCGGTGACGTTAGTGCTGGCGGCCGTGATCTGCTGCTATCGTCGCCATTGTAGGGACACAG GAGAACATTTCTACGCTAAAATCCTCTGCCGACCGAAGGCTGAAggccaagaggggaagagagcggggCCCGAAACCAACGAAAGGGAGGTTGAAAAGACGAaccaaggggaaaaggggaatccAAAGGGACAGAGCCGCTATACGGTGGGTTTCCCCGTAGCCCAGCCCCTCCACCCGGCCCCCTGTCCCCCCCCACTGaccacctctgccctctccaaccGCCGGCCTCCTCAACCGCTCAGGCCCAGACCCAGCTCCAGCCCTAGGCTCTGCTACTACAACAGCCTCCTCGCCAACCAGCTGCCCGTTACCCCTCTGTGCAGTCTGGGAAGCCCAAAGCCACCTCAGTGA
- the SHD gene encoding SH2 domain-containing adapter protein D, whose product MAKWLKDYLNFGSRRSPPQPPKPDYTESDIFRAYRVQKSLDFEDPYEDGEGKAESEPGTLDSPGKYSTLKHRLIKVDSTDLNRSKVLLGTPGKDKLAAEREYCNPFDAEARVALGKQPLPENDGYMEPCAAQRVMAELQWPEGQRGPGTQAGLQLYDTPYEEQREGFEAEGWTQPLESRLPEDDERPADEYDQPWEWKKDHISRAFAVQFESPECEPASGLAKERWCPPPKLGLVGSKLWRGPSPEGSAPVAERVDPTVPLEKQAWFHGAISRVEAESQLSLCKEGSYMVRHSETSRDDYSLSLRSSQGFLHVKFTRTKEDKYVLGQHSGPFASIPEAVHYYCARPLPVQGAEHLALLYPITVQTL is encoded by the exons ATGGCCAAGTGGCTGAAGGACTACCTGAACTTTGGCAGCCGGCGgtctcccccgcagccccccaaaCCCGACTACACAGAGAGCGACATCTTCAGAGCCTACAGGGTTCAGAAGAGCTTGGACTTCGAAGACCcctatgaagatggggagggcaaaGCAGAATCGGAGCCGGGTACCCTCGACTCACCTGGCAAATACAGCACCCTTAAACACCGGCTTATCAAGGTGGATTCTACAGACCTAAACCGCAGCAAAGTCCTGCTGGGGACTCCGGGGAAGGACAAG ctggCTGCTGAGCGTGAGTACTGCAACCCCTTTGATGCTGAGGCCCGGGTAGCCCTAGGGAAACAGCCACTGCCTGAGAACGATGGCTACATGGAGCCCTGTGCTGCCCAGCGGGTCATGGCAG AGCTGCAGTGGCCGGAGGGCcagagggggccggggacccAGGCGGGGCTGCAGCTCTACGACACTCCCTACGAGGAGCAGCGGGAGGGCTTTGAGGCCGAGGGGTGGACTCAACCTCTGGAGAGCCGCCTGCCCGAGGACGACGAGCGGCCGGCAGACGAGTACGATCAGCcttgggagtggaagaaggatCACATTTCCCGCGCCTTTGCAG TACAGTTTGAGAGTCCTGAATGTGAGCCAGCCTCAGGACTGGCTAAGGAGCGTTGGTGCCCGCCTCCAAAACTTGGGCTGGTTGGGAGCAAGCTCTGGAGGGGACCCAGCCCCGAGGGCAGCGCCCCTGTGGCCGAGCGCGTGGATCCAACTGTGCCCCTGGAGAAGCAGGC gtGGTTCCACGGCGCCATCAGCCGAGTGGAGGCAGAGAGCCAGCTATCCCTGTGCAAAGAGGGCAGCTACATGGTCCGCCACAGTGAGACCAGCCGCGACGActactccctgtcccttag GAGCAGCCAGGGCTTCCTCCACGTGAAGTTCACCCGGACAAAAGAGGACAAGTACGTGCTGGGCCAGCACAGCGGCCCCTTTGCCAGCATTCCTGAAGCCGTCCACTACTATTGTGCCCGACCGCTGCCTGTGCAGGGGGCCGAGCACCTGGCCCTGCTTTATCCCATCACTGTACAGACTCTCTGA